Within Candidatus Poribacteria bacterium, the genomic segment ATGGATGAAAGCCAGATTATTGTGGCTCGGTACGAATGGAACGGCATACACGAAATTTCGCTCGCAACACTTAATGCGGAAATAGCAGCGTTATCGGCACACAAACGGAAAGGCTATCAGTCCAAAGCTGGTAAACTCATATTTCTGGAAGACCTTATCAACCAAAGGCTAATGCTCCTCGCAGCTGCTGAGGCAGAATTCGACAAAGATAAGGACTTCCTCAAAAAAGGGGACGATTATAAGCACCAGTTGATGGTTGAGCGCTTGACCGAAATTGAGGTCGATGAAAAAATCATTATTACCGAGGAAACACTTCGGCAGTATTACGAAGAAAATAAAGATACCTATGTGGAGGAGGAAAAAGTGCGGGCAACCTGCATCACCGTATTCGATAAAGAACTCGCACAGACAACACTGGAGGAGATCCAAGCCGGTAAGGACATGCTTGATGCAGTGAAAGAACTTGCAGAAAAAGGCGAATTGACAGGACCTGGTTCAAATCCGGGGGATCCTGGTGACACAGGCTACTTTGCTCGAGACGTTTCCGCGCGAGCCCAAGCATTTGTAGACGTGGTTTTTGCAATGGAAGTTGGCGAAATGACTGAAGAAGTTTTTGAACAGGAGGTCGAAGAGGACACCTATTATATGATTTTCCGAAAGGAAGAACACCAGCCAGAACGCCAACAGACCTTTGAAGAGGTCAAGCCAAGGCTTGAGTATCCCCTAAAACGCGAGATGAAGCGGAAGCGTATCCTAAAATGGTTGGAAGCGCTTACTGCTGAAGGTAAACTCAAAACATATCCAGAACTACTTCCTCCACCCGTGACGCCCGAAGAGGAAGAAGATCCGGAAAATGAAGAATCGGAGCAGTAGTAGAACACAACATCGGATCGAATCATCGCGTTCAGAAACTAGCTGACAGATAGTTGTAACAGTCGAACAACTGTATATCACGCAAAATTTAAGGAGGTATAACTGTGAAATTATTGGGAATTATTAGTTTTATCTTAATCGGTGCCGTTGCCGTTAGCATTTCGTTGAATGGTTGTGGCGGAAAAGCCGGAGCTGAAGGCACTGTGATTGCTGAATTTGAATGGAATGGAAAACACCATATAACGCTTGAAGAGATGCTACAGGAGATAAGTGAACTCCCCACGTATAAACAACAACAGTACCAAGAAGTAGAAGGTGGGTTTGAGGAATATATGAACCTGATGGCGGAGAGCCGTCTGATACTTTGTCTTGCCAAGGATCGGGAACTTGATGAGGACCCCGAGGTGTTGAAAAAAGTGCAGGACTATTACCATGAACTGCTCGTTGACAGGATCACAGATGTCGAAGTAGATCAGAAACTTAAACCAACCGAGGAAGATTACCAACTCTATTATGAAGAAAATAAGGGGGACTATGTTGTACCGGAAAAGGTGCGACTGACCTGCCTAACCCTCACAAATGAGGAACGAGCGAAGGAAGTTTTTCAACGGATCAAAGATGGGGAAGACATTGCTGCCC encodes:
- a CDS encoding peptidyl-prolyl cis-trans isomerase, whose protein sequence is MKLLGIISFILIGAVAVSISLNGCGGKAGAEGTVIAEFEWNGKHHITLEEMLQEISELPTYKQQQYQEVEGGFEEYMNLMAESRLILCLAKDRELDEDPEVLKKVQDYYHELLVDRITDVEVDQKLKPTEEDYQLYYEENKGDYVVPEKVRLTCLTLTNEERAKEVFQRIKDGEDIAALAAELSANGELIGPGSNNEIPGDTDFFDNTVYSRRAKPFSDMAFELEVGQMNEEILHIELDGENYYLTFRKEEVQPERQQTLDEQSVRRNVERHVENQKREELMTDWLIRLHEQAKVQTFSDRIPDTPVEVEEEAEGEPSDDSSVPAEAESESSDDGSAPTEPEAEP
- a CDS encoding peptidyl-prolyl cis-trans isomerase, which gives rise to MKKILIIFVVTAAIGLSSWQIVQSQDVTGPMDESQIIVARYEWNGIHEISLATLNAEIAALSAHKRKGYQSKAGKLIFLEDLINQRLMLLAAAEAEFDKDKDFLKKGDDYKHQLMVERLTEIEVDEKIIITEETLRQYYEENKDTYVEEEKVRATCITVFDKELAQTTLEEIQAGKDMLDAVKELAEKGELTGPGSNPGDPGDTGYFARDVSARAQAFVDVVFAMEVGEMTEEVFEQEVEEDTYYMIFRKEEHQPERQQTFEEVKPRLEYPLKREMKRKRILKWLEALTAEGKLKTYPELLPPPVTPEEEEDPENEESEQ